A genomic stretch from Acidobacteriota bacterium includes:
- a CDS encoding esterase: MRQVGIFIVLFASLCWAQEPSDFHPAATNVWRAEYPKVDSAGRVQIRVKAPDAAKVRLNFWSGPKVDMEKQSDGFWTFTTEPLVPGLHYYTLNIDGADASDTNSQAFFGGGRYASAVEVPEPGSTYYLPEDVPHGQVREVWYNSKVTGTWRHALIYLPPKYDAQTKVRYPVLYLQHGGGEDETGWIRQGHANFILDNLIAAKSCKPMIVVMAYGYARRAGQAPPDLTGKPFGSPEMMKAMRDMSAAFEDDMTQAIIPYIDSTFRTIADRDHRAMAGLSMGGMQTFQVTLDHLDLFSYIGGFSGAGGMLVMGDRKLDPKTDYNGVFSDPAAFTKKVHLLWVGVGTKEPERMRAGLLRLHSSLDEANIPHIFYESSGTDHEWQTWRRDLKDFAPRLFHEKASTKQEVAQR; the protein is encoded by the coding sequence ATGAGGCAGGTTGGGATATTCATAGTTTTGTTCGCGAGCCTTTGCTGGGCACAGGAGCCCAGCGATTTTCACCCCGCTGCCACCAATGTGTGGAGAGCGGAATACCCGAAAGTTGATAGTGCAGGAAGAGTGCAAATCCGTGTGAAGGCTCCCGATGCCGCAAAGGTACGCCTCAACTTCTGGAGCGGGCCCAAAGTGGATATGGAGAAACAGTCAGACGGATTCTGGACATTCACGACTGAACCTCTCGTTCCCGGTCTGCACTACTACACGTTGAACATCGATGGGGCTGATGCCAGCGACACCAATAGTCAGGCATTTTTTGGTGGAGGCAGATATGCAAGTGCGGTGGAGGTTCCCGAGCCGGGCAGCACTTATTACTTACCCGAAGATGTACCTCACGGGCAGGTTCGCGAGGTCTGGTACAACTCCAAAGTCACGGGAACCTGGCGGCACGCGCTTATCTATCTACCGCCGAAGTACGACGCGCAAACGAAAGTGCGTTATCCGGTGCTCTACCTCCAGCACGGTGGTGGGGAAGACGAAACCGGATGGATTCGGCAGGGTCACGCAAATTTCATTTTGGACAATCTCATCGCGGCTAAGAGTTGCAAGCCGATGATCGTGGTGATGGCATACGGGTACGCTCGGCGCGCGGGACAAGCTCCACCCGATCTCACCGGGAAACCGTTTGGCTCGCCGGAAATGATGAAAGCCATGCGGGACATGTCCGCGGCGTTCGAAGATGATATGACACAGGCTATCATCCCCTACATTGATTCAACCTTCCGAACGATTGCGGATCGCGATCATCGTGCGATGGCCGGTCTATCTATGGGAGGCATGCAGACATTCCAAGTTACGCTCGACCATCTGGATCTCTTCTCCTATATCGGCGGATTCAGTGGCGCTGGCGGGATGCTAGTGATGGGAGATAGAAAACTAGATCCCAAAACGGATTACAACGGAGTATTTTCCGATCCTGCTGCCTTTACAAAGAAAGTACATCTTCTTTGGGTTGGTGTAGGTACTAAAGAGCCTGAGAGAATGCGTGCAGGACTCTTACGGCTGCATTCGTCTTTAGACGAAGCAAACATTCCGCACATCTTTTACGAATCATCAGGCACGGATCATGAATGGCAGACATGGCGTCGCGATCTGAAGGATTTCGCCCCACGGCTCTTTCACGAGAAGGCGTCCACTAAACAGGAAGTAGCTCAACGCTAA